CCAGTATCCACGTCGCTCGAAAACGCTTAGCTTGACGCCAACATGATGGCCCACAACGAACGAGCCATCGGAGGAAACGCCATGAGCATGCGATGGACACGCACCTGCGGCCGCCGCCGCACCGCCCTGCCCGCAGCCTCTTTGCTGACGGCCTGTTTGCTGGCAACAAGTCTCTGGACGGCAGCGCTGCAGCGCGCCGCAGCGGACACGCAGAAGCCATATCCCCAGAAGCCAATCACGGTCGTCCTGCAGTTCGGTCCCGGCAGCGGCACCGATACGACGACGCGGCTGGTCGGCCAGCACCTGTCCACCGCACTCGGCCAGCCGGTGCTGGTGGACAACAAGCCGGGCGCCAACGGCATGATCGCGGCGACCTACGTCGCCCGCTCAGCCCCGGACGGCTACACGTTGTTCGTCACCAGCAACACGTCGCACTCGGCCGCGCCGAGCCTGATGAAGAATCTCACCTATGATCCGATCAAGGATTTCACCCCGGTCGCCCGGGCCGGCAACCTGCCGTTCCTGCTGGTGATCAATCCCGATATCCCCGCCAAGACGGTCAGCGAGCTGACCGCGCATGCGAAGGCGAATCCGGGCAAGCTTTCCTATGGCAGCGGCAACTCGAGCGCGATCGTGATGGGCGCGACCTATGCGCGCCGCGCCGGCATCGACCTCCTGCACGTTCCCTACAAGAGCGCGCCGACCGCCCTCGCCGACGTGATCGGCGGCCGCGTCAGCATGATGTTCATCGACGTGCTCACGGCGTTGCCGCAGATCGAGGCGGGCAAGGTGCGCCCGCTGGCCGTGGCGACCGGGCACCGATCCTCGGCACTGCCGGAGCTTCCGACCATGCAGGAGGCCGGCGTGGCGGATTTCGACATCAACTCGTGGGTCGGATGGTTCGGGCCTGCCAACATGCCGAAGGGCATCGTCGACCGGCTGAATGCCGAACTCGGCACGATCATGCAGACGCCCGAAATCAAGAAACAGCTGAATGCGCGCGGCATGGAAGTCATCACCGGCCCGCCGCAGGAATTCGAGCGCTTCGTCGTCGACCAGCTTGCCTACTGGACCCGCCTGATCAAGGACGCCGGCATCGAGCCAGAGTGAGAGAGTGGCCTCTCGCCATGATGGGACATCGCCGCCAACGGCTCGGCGCGCAGCGCCGCGGGCATGACGATGTCCTTCGGCTGCGGCTAAAGCGCGATGAGATTTGGATCAATCATCCTCGCGCTTTGGCTCATTGTCAAAGCGTGATCTTTCCGAAAAACCGCTTCACANTTTTCCGGATCATGCTTTAAACCAGCGCTTCAAACCAGCGCTTCGATCGCGATCCGCTCCTCGGCCAGCGGATCGCTGTCGAGGCCCGACTGTTTCGTGCCGAAGATCATGGTCGGCCGGGTGGCCGCATCGTAGTGCGGCCAGGGCCCGGTCGCCGCCGTCGCAGGCTCGCCCTGCGTCGCAAAGCCGAGCCAGGCGTCCATCATCTCGCCCGACAGCCGCTCCACCTCCGCACCGGTGCCGGCGAACTTGTCCTGGGTCGGCGCGCCGAGCGTGCCGAACACGAACGCCATCTCCAGCGCGTGGCAGGCGCCGAACGCGCCACGTCGCGCGGGCGAGACGTGGGTGAAGAGATACACCCGGGCATTGCCGCCGGCCGCGCGCTGGTTCAGCGCCCATCGCAGCGAGGGAATCCGGAAGCGGATGTCGCTGTTGATCGCGTCGAGCAGATCGAGATTGCCGTCCGGCAGCCCGCGCGCCCGGCGCGAGGCGCGATAGACGCCGATCAGGTCGCGCGCCGCCGCCTCGTCCGCCCTCGGCAGCACGGCGCGCACCGCCTTGATCAACGCCGCATCGTCGATCGGATCGCGCGGCAGCGCCGCATCGAACAGCTTCACCTCGTCGCGGTTGGTGCCGATGATGATGTCGATCGCCTTGGCCGCGCCATGGGCGATCGCCTGCATCGGCAGCTCGGGCATGGTCTCGCCATCGGCGACCGGGCCGAACCGCGCGTCGGCGCCGAGCGCCTGCGCGATGCCGCTCTGGGCCTGCAGGATCGCCTCCACCGGCCGTGTCAGCATCTCGGTGGCGCGCGCTCGCTCCAGCCGCAACAGCGCCAGCATGCCGCCGGCAATGCGATCCGCCATTTGCGGCGTCGCGGCGCGGCCGACGCCGCTCTGCTGGATCGCGCGCGTGAACAATCCGCGCGCCGCCGGCATCGTCGTCAGGCACCCGACCGACGCCGAGCCCGCCGACTCGCCGAAGATCGTCACCGCGGCGGGATCGCCGCCGAAGGCCGCGATGTTGTCGCGCACCCAGCGCAACGCCGCGATCTGATCGAGCAGCCCCTGGTTGCCATGCGCGCCGATCTCCGGCAGGTGCAGGAAACCGAGCGCGCCGAGACGATAGTTCAGCGTTACCACCACCACGTCGCCGCGCACCGCCAGCGGGCCGCCGTCATACAGCGTCTCATAGCCCGCGCCGTGGGTGAAGCCGCCGCCGTGGATCCACACCATCACCGGCCGCTTCGCGCCGTCGCAGGCGGGCGTGAACACGTTCAGGTTCAGGCAGTCCTCGGCCTGCGGACCGCTGGCGGCGAAGCCGACGATCATGTGGCGGGTCTGCGGCGCGGCGAAACCGATTGCCGTCGCCTCGCGGATGCCGCTCCACGGCTCGGCGGGCTCGGGCGCCGCGAACCGCTTCGCCTTCGCGTACGGAATGCCGAGAAAGGCCGTATGACGGTCGCGGGTGATGCCGCTGACGCGGCCCGATGTCGTGGTCACGACGTCCAGCGTTGCGGTGCCGCTCATCGCGTTTCTCCTGTTGTTTGCATGCATTGTTCGGCCCTGCCGGCGGGCCGGTCAAGCCGCGGCAAGGCGAATGGCTGTCATTCGTCAGAACGCAACGATCGGCCGACGCGCGATCCGCCCGCGCAGCTCACGTCTTCGCGGCGACCTGCGCGGCGAGCAGGTGCTTCGTCTCCGCGACGTCCACCAACGGATAGGTCTCGAATTCGGCCGGCACGATGTCCGCCCACTCGTTCAGGATGCGGTGCAGGACGAGGTTGCTCTCCACCGCGAACACCGCCACCGCGCCGCGCCCGACCCGCGGGTAAATGTGCCTGCAGATGCCCTGCTCCTGGTAGCGGGCGATCCAGGGCCAGAACGATTGCCGCGTGGCGGCCATGTCGGACGGCCGCTCCGGCCGCGGATTGGAGATGACGAGAAACAGCATGGATGGTCCTTTTGGCTCTGCGTTGAAAGAGGCTTTGCGTTGAAAGAAGCTTGGCGCTGAAAGAGGTTTGGCGCTGATTTCAGAGCTCAGCCTCATCCTGAGGAGGCCGCAAAGCGGCCGTCTCGAAGGATGACTGAGAAAGATGGTATGGCTCCTTCGGCCTCATGGTTCGAGACGCCGCTTTTGCGGCGCCTCGCCATGAGGGTCCAGGCACCACCAATGGAAAGCCGGGGCAAGAGAGCGCATCGGCAACCCTCCGCATGGCCAATCTACTTCCGCGTGCGATAATCGCCGAAGGTGGTGTCGCGCTTGTCGAGCTGATCGCGCACGCTGCCGCCGTCGCGCTTGAAATTCTGCCGGTAGGCCAGCGAGGATTCCGTGGTGAAGGCCAAGGCCTGGATCTCGGTGCCGGCGCGCATCGCCGCCCGCGCGCCCATGATCTCCATCGCCCGATGAACCGAGCGCTTGTTCAGCTGCTGCAGATCGACCGGAATCTTCGCCGCCCGTTCGGCAAACGCCAGCGTCGCCTCCTCCAGCTCGGCAAGCGGGAACGCCCGCGTCGCGAACCCGGATTCGGCGGCCTCGACGCCGCTCATTGCATCGCCCGTCAGCATCAACTCCATGGCGCGGCGCATGCCGACCAGCCATGGGTGAAACTGCATGTCGGGCGGGCTCATCAGCCGCACCGGCGGATAGCCGATCTGCGCATCCTCAGCCACGAACACCACGTCGCAGGCGGTGGCGAGCTCCGAACCGCCGGCGAGGCAATAGCCATGCACCTGGGCGATCACGGGCTTGGCCAGATCCCAGATCGTGAACCAGCCATCGACCACATGGCGCGACCACTGCCCGGCGCCGCCGGCGGTGTGATAGGGCTGGCCGGACCGGTTGTCAGCGGACAGATCGTAGCCGGCCGAGAATGCCGGGCCCGCGCCGCGCACGATCATCACCGAGACGTCCGGATCGCGGTCGGCGGCCTGCAGCGCCTCGAGAATCTCCTTGCGCAGCAGATTGCTCAGCGCGTTGCGCTTCTCGGGCCGGTTGAGGGTGATGCGCCGCACGCGCGGCCGTGGCTCGTCAACGAGAATATGCGTGTACGCGGTCATTGATTCCTTCCCTTTTTCTTGACGCCTGGTCCGAGCCGCCCGGAATCAACCGGACCCATGCGCAAAGACTGCGTCCGTTTGCCGTTTTTGCCTGAGTTGGGCGATTGACCCGACCAGCCGAATTTGCGCTACACTGCCTGCAGCGAACGCAAATCCTGTCGCTCCGTCAAGAGAACCAACCGCAAGGGAAGTACGCCGATGAAGGCCGCCGTTCTGTATGAAGTCAACAAGCCGCTGGTGATCGAGGAGGTCAGCGTCAACAAGCCGGGGCCGCGGGAGGTCTTGATCCGGACCAAGGTCGCGGGCCTCTGCCATTCCGACCTGCACTTCATGGAAGGCCTTTATCCCTGGCCGCTGCCGACCATTCCCGGCCATGAATCCTCCGGCATCGTCGAGCAGGTCGGCTCCGACGTGACCTATGTGAAGCCGGGCGACCACGTCGTCACCTGCCTGTCGGTGTTCTGCGGCACCTGCGACATGTGCACCACCGGACGCCCCGTGCTCTGCACCGGAACCGACGTGAAGATGATGCCGGGCGTCGCCAACCGCTTCTCCTGGGGCCGCAAGGAGAAGCTGAACCAGTTCCTGAACCTGTCCTCGTTCGGTGAGCAGATGCTCGTGCACGAGAACGCGATCGTGAAGATCAAGAAGGAGATGCCGCTCGACCTCGCCGCGCTGATCGGCTGCGGCGTGATGACCGGCTATGGCGCCGTGGTGAACACCGCCGGCGTGCGGGCCGGCGAGACGGTTGCGGTGCTCGGCTGCGGCGGCGTCGGCATGGCGGCGATCAACGGCGCGAAGATCGCCGGTGCGGGCCGCGTGTTCGCCATCGACACCAATCCGGCTAAGCTGCAGCTTGCGACCAAGCTCGGCGCCACCGACCTGATCAACCCGAACGACGGCGATCCGATCAAGCAGATCAAGGACAAGACCAACGGCGTCGGCGTCGAGCACGCGATCGAATGCCTCGGCGCGAAGATCACCGCCGAGCAGGCGTTCGGCATGCTGGCGCCGGGTGGCACCGCCACCGTGGTCGGCATGATCCCGTTCGGCACCAAGATCGAGCTGCACGGCGCCGACTTCCTGCGCGAGAAGCGCATTCAGGGGTCGTCGATGGGCTCCAACCACTTCCGGGTCGACATGCCGCGCCTCGTCGACTTCTACCTGAAAGGGCTGCTGCACCTCGACGACTGGGTTTCCGCCCGCATCAAGCTGTCGGAGATCAACGACGGCTTCGCCGCCATGAAGGCGGGCAAGGTGGTCCGCAGCATCATCGAGTTCAACTAAGCGACCGAAACCTCCCCCGAGACACCGGGGGAGGTTTTTTCTTGCCGCCGCGCGATCCCTGCGAAAACGGGAGCTACCGGGATCGGCGGACGAGCGGCACCATCGACGACAAAACCTGCGCGGCAGACGCGGGGCGATCGACAAGACCACATCCAACAAGACACAAACAAGACCAAGACGCGCTGAAGCGCCGGGATCGGAAACACCAAGGACAAGGGAAACGCCATGAAGGCCGCCGTTCTGTTCGAACCTCACACGCCGCTGGCGATCGAAGAGGTCAGCGTCAACAAGCCGGGGCCGCGTGAGGTCCTGATCCGTACCAAGGTCGCGGGCCTCTGCCACTCCGACCTGCACTTCATGGAGGGGCTCTATCCCTATCCGATGCCGGTGATCCTCGGCCACGAATCGTCCGGCGTCGTCGAGCAGGTCGGCTCCGACGTGACCTATGTGAAGCCGGGCGACCATGTCGTCACCTGCCTGTCGGTGTTCTGCGGCACCTGCGACATGTGCACCACCGGCCGTCCCGTGCTCTGCACCGGCACCGACGTCAAGCTGGTCGCGGGCACCGACAAGCGCTTCTCCTGGGGCCGCAAGGAGAAGCTCAATCAGTTCGCCAACCTTTCATCGTTTGCCGAACAGATGCTGGTGCACGAGAACGCGATCGTGAAAATCAGGAAGGAGATGCCGCTCGACCTCGCCGCCCTGATCGGCTGCGGCGTGATGACCGGCTATGGCGCGGCGGTGAACACCGCCAAGATCCGCGCCGGCGAAAGCGTCGCGGTGATCGGCTGCGGCGGCGTCGGCATGGCGGCGATCAACGGTGCGAAGATCGCCGGCGCTGGCCGCGTGTTCGCGGT
The sequence above is drawn from the Afipia sp. P52-10 genome and encodes:
- a CDS encoding tripartite tricarboxylate transporter substrate binding protein; amino-acid sequence: MSMRWTRTCGRRRTALPAASLLTACLLATSLWTAALQRAAADTQKPYPQKPITVVLQFGPGSGTDTTTRLVGQHLSTALGQPVLVDNKPGANGMIAATYVARSAPDGYTLFVTSNTSHSAAPSLMKNLTYDPIKDFTPVARAGNLPFLLVINPDIPAKTVSELTAHAKANPGKLSYGSGNSSAIVMGATYARRAGIDLLHVPYKSAPTALADVIGGRVSMMFIDVLTALPQIEAGKVRPLAVATGHRSSALPELPTMQEAGVADFDINSWVGWFGPANMPKGIVDRLNAELGTIMQTPEIKKQLNARGMEVITGPPQEFERFVVDQLAYWTRLIKDAGIEPE
- a CDS encoding carboxylesterase/lipase family protein; protein product: MSGTATLDVVTTTSGRVSGITRDRHTAFLGIPYAKAKRFAAPEPAEPWSGIREATAIGFAAPQTRHMIVGFAASGPQAEDCLNLNVFTPACDGAKRPVMVWIHGGGFTHGAGYETLYDGGPLAVRGDVVVVTLNYRLGALGFLHLPEIGAHGNQGLLDQIAALRWVRDNIAAFGGDPAAVTIFGESAGSASVGCLTTMPAARGLFTRAIQQSGVGRAATPQMADRIAGGMLALLRLERARATEMLTRPVEAILQAQSGIAQALGADARFGPVADGETMPELPMQAIAHGAAKAIDIIIGTNRDEVKLFDAALPRDPIDDAALIKAVRAVLPRADEAAARDLIGVYRASRRARGLPDGNLDLLDAINSDIRFRIPSLRWALNQRAAGGNARVYLFTHVSPARRGAFGACHALEMAFVFGTLGAPTQDKFAGTGAEVERLSGEMMDAWLGFATQGEPATAATGPWPHYDAATRPTMIFGTKQSGLDSDPLAEERIAIEALV
- a CDS encoding DUF3303 family protein — encoded protein: MLFLVISNPRPERPSDMAATRQSFWPWIARYQEQGICRHIYPRVGRGAVAVFAVESNLVLHRILNEWADIVPAEFETYPLVDVAETKHLLAAQVAAKT
- a CDS encoding enoyl-CoA hydratase-related protein yields the protein MTAYTHILVDEPRPRVRRITLNRPEKRNALSNLLRKEILEALQAADRDPDVSVMIVRGAGPAFSAGYDLSADNRSGQPYHTAGGAGQWSRHVVDGWFTIWDLAKPVIAQVHGYCLAGGSELATACDVVFVAEDAQIGYPPVRLMSPPDMQFHPWLVGMRRAMELMLTGDAMSGVEAAESGFATRAFPLAELEEATLAFAERAAKIPVDLQQLNKRSVHRAMEIMGARAAMRAGTEIQALAFTTESSLAYRQNFKRDGGSVRDQLDKRDTTFGDYRTRK
- a CDS encoding Zn-dependent alcohol dehydrogenase, whose product is MKAAVLYEVNKPLVIEEVSVNKPGPREVLIRTKVAGLCHSDLHFMEGLYPWPLPTIPGHESSGIVEQVGSDVTYVKPGDHVVTCLSVFCGTCDMCTTGRPVLCTGTDVKMMPGVANRFSWGRKEKLNQFLNLSSFGEQMLVHENAIVKIKKEMPLDLAALIGCGVMTGYGAVVNTAGVRAGETVAVLGCGGVGMAAINGAKIAGAGRVFAIDTNPAKLQLATKLGATDLINPNDGDPIKQIKDKTNGVGVEHAIECLGAKITAEQAFGMLAPGGTATVVGMIPFGTKIELHGADFLREKRIQGSSMGSNHFRVDMPRLVDFYLKGLLHLDDWVSARIKLSEINDGFAAMKAGKVVRSIIEFN
- a CDS encoding Zn-dependent alcohol dehydrogenase, whose product is MKAAVLFEPHTPLAIEEVSVNKPGPREVLIRTKVAGLCHSDLHFMEGLYPYPMPVILGHESSGVVEQVGSDVTYVKPGDHVVTCLSVFCGTCDMCTTGRPVLCTGTDVKLVAGTDKRFSWGRKEKLNQFANLSSFAEQMLVHENAIVKIRKEMPLDLAALIGCGVMTGYGAAVNTAKIRAGESVAVIGCGGVGMAAINGAKIAGAGRVFAVDTNPAKLQLATKLGATDLINPKDGDPIQQIKDKTGGIGVEHAIECLGAKVTAEQAFGMLAPGGTATVVGMIPFGTKIELHGADFLRERRMQGSNMGSNHFRVDMPRLVDFYLRGLLHLDDWVSARIKLSEINEGFANMKAGKVVRSIIEFN